In Mycetocola spongiae, the genomic stretch TTCCCCGCCGGCAAGTCCGCGGGCGACCTGGGCCTGGACGGCACCGAGGTTGTTTCGATCATCGGCGTGGAGAAGCTCAACGAGGGCATCACCCCCGAGACCGTGCGCGTGATCGCCACCCCGAGTGTCGACTCGCCCGCGGGCAAGGAGCCCATCGAGTTTGATGCCATCGTGCGCATCGATACCCCCGGTGAGGCCGATTATTACCGCAACGGCGGAATCCTGCAGTACGTGCTGCGTAGCCTCGTCGGCTAGGGATAATACGTCGGATAGCTAAAATGCTGGGCGGGGGAAACCCCGCCCGGCATTTTCCGTACCCGGGGGCGGGCTCACCACCGTGAGTTGGCCTCGTATTTGCCGCGGAATTCGTGCAGCGCGGCGCTATAGGTGGTGGGATCGCGGCGGCTGGCCGCCGTCACCAGGAGGGTGGAGGGGCCGATCACCCGGGTATGGGTGCCCCGGCAGGGGATCGTGATGATGCTCCGCAGGCCCACGCGCCAGGCGGCGATCAGCGCGTCCAGGGAGCGCCGTTCGGGCGCCGCTGCCATCGCGCAGCTTTCCCCCCGCGGAACATGCTGTTTTGCGGCTGTGCCTCGTGGAGGAGCGATCAACCGCCGCTGCCGCACGGATACTGGGCATCCCACCCGGCACCGTGAAATCGCGGCTCCACCGCGCGCGCACGCGGCTGTGTGCCGAACTGGCGGACCTGCGCCGGGCCGGCCCGGGCAACGCGGCATGCTGAGTCGGTCTATTGGGCATGTCGGTTTTGCCCGCGCCCGGGTTCGCGAGCCCGCGGTTATCCCGCCGCGCATGCCCGGCCCGGAGACCTTCCACGCCCCGCGCGCCGCAGCCGCCCCGGGTATTTTCGGGAAAATGGCGTCGCGGCACGCCGCTACCCCCGTTGGGGTGGCGCGGCCATTCGCGCAATGCGGGGGGTGATCGCGTAAACTAGCCGTTCGGGTTATTCCGAGAGATATTTCGTGGGTGTTCCGATACCCGCGGCCAGCTGAGGAGTGTCATGACCGTTCTAGAGACCATATCGTCGCCGCGCGATCTTGATGCACTCAGCACCGAACAGCTGGAGCAGCTGGCCACCGAGATCCGCGAGTTCCTCGTCGAAAAGGTCTCCCTCACGGGCGGACACCTCGGCCCAAACCTGGGCGTGGTGGAGCTCACCATGGCCATCCACCGGGTATTTGACTCACCCAATGACCCGATCATCTTTGATACCGGGCATCAGTCCTATGTGCATAAGCTGCTCACCGGGCGCCAGGACTTCTCGCATCTGCGCGAGCGCGGCGGCCTCGCCGGCTATCCGCAGCGCGCCGAATCCGAGCACGATATCGTCGAGAGCTCCCACGCATCCAGCTCGCTGAGCTGGGCCGATGGAATCTCCCGCGCCTTTGGGATGACCGGCCAGGATAAGCGCACGGTGGTCGCGGTGGTGGGCGATGGCGCCCTGACCGGCGGCATGACCTGGGAAGCGCTGAATAATATGACGGACGATAACGCCCGTCGCATGGTCATTATCGTGAACGATAATGGCCGTTCCTATGCGCCCACCATCGGCGGTATGGCCCGCTTCCTCAATGACGTGCGTACCCGCCGCTCCTATCGCAATCTGCACCGCAAGAGCGAGCGGTTCTTTAACCGCCTGGGCGGCCCGGGCCGCGCGTTTTATCGTGGTGTGCGCGGGGGAACCCACGGCTTCCTGTCCCGCGCGAGCGATAACGAGGCTCTCTATTCAAACCTCGATATTAAGTACATCGGCCCGATCGATGGCCACGACCTCGTGGCGATGGAGGAGGCGCTGACCCAGGCCAAAAACTATGGCGCTCCGGTGATCGTGCATGCGATCACGGAAAAGGGCCGCGGTTATGGCCCGGCCCTGGAGGATAAGGCCGATCAGTTCCATGCCGTGGGCAAGATTGATCCCACCACGGGCATGGCGCTGGCCACAAGCTCCGCGCAGAGCTGGACAGGCGTATTCAGCGAGGCCCTGGTGGAACTCGGGGGAGCGGATGAGCGGGTTGTGGCCATCACCGCGGCCATGCTGCGCCCCACCGGCCTGCATCGCTTTGCCGAGCGCTATCCGGAACGCGTCCACGATGTGGGTATCGCCGAGCAGCATGCCGTGACCAGCGCGGCCGGTCTGGCCTATGGCGGATTGCATCCCGTCGTGGCGCTCTATGCCACGTTTGTGAACCGTGCGTTTGATCAGATCCTGATGGATGTGGCGCTGCACCGCGCGGGCGTCACGTTTGTGCTGGACCGCTCCGGGGTGACCGGCCCCGACGGGCCCTCGCATCATGGCATCTGGGACCTCTCGATCCTGCAGGTCATCCCCGGCATCCGCCTGTCCGCGCCGCGCGATGCAATTCGCCTGCGTGAGGAACTCGCCGAGGCCCTCGCGATAAACGACGCCCCCACCGTGCTGCGCTATCCCAAGGGCACCGCGATCGCGGAGATCCCCGCGCTGCGCCGCACCGCCGATGGCGTGGATATCCTCGCCGAGGGCGGGCGCGCCGATGTGCTCATCGTCACGGTGGGAACCATGGCGGAAATTGGGCTGGATGTGGCCGAACGGCTGCGGCATCAGGGCATCGGTGCCACGGTGGTGGATCCGCGCTGGGTGGTGCCGGTCCCGGCGAGCATCGTGGACCTGGCCCGGGATCACCGCCTCGTGATCACCATCGAGGATGGCGTGCGCGTGGGTGGCATCGGCACGCGGATCCGCCAGGAGCTGCGCCGCGCCGGGGTGGATACCGCGGTGGATGAGCTGGGCCTGCCCGATGAGTTCATCGATCACGCCACGCGCGAGCAGATCCTCGAGGATGCCGGCCTCACGGGCCAGCAGATCGCGCGCGATGTTGTGGCGCAGGTGCTGGGTAGCCGCATTCCCGTGGCCCGTCCCGATGGCGATGACCCGCATCCTGCCACGAGCCCCGATCTCGGCGCGATCGCCAACTAGGGCCACGGCGTCACGCAGATGCCCGCAACGACGCGGAACCTCATCCTTGCCCTCGCGGCGTGTGGCCTGGCCTGGGCCGTTAGCGCCTGCGCGGGCCCGGCCGGCCAGATGGTGTCCCGGGTGCCCGCGGGAGCCCTGGGGCCGCCCACGCAGATCTTCGCGGAGGGGATGGAGTTCTCGCAGCAGCCGCGCTGGGACGTGGACCTGAGCGCGGAGCCCGCGGTGCTGTATATCAGCAATTATGGAAGCTCCTCGTGCCCGCCGCGCGTGGACTCCCTGAGCGTTGTGGAGCCCGGCGTCCTGGAGGTGGAGGTGGGCTCTTCCTCGCTCCTGGGCGTATGCACCGCCGACCTGGGTGGGCCGTATATCACCCGCCTGGAACTGCCCGCGGGCGCCCTGGATGCCGAGACCCTTATGGTACGCGGCTATGCGGAGGACTACGCCCTGCCCATTCCCGCCGCCAACCGGCGTTAACGCGGGCGGCCCCGCACACTCCCGGGGGAGTCTGCGGGGCCGACTGCGGGGCCTGCTAGAGGCCGCGGATCTGCGGCGTGTGGAACGAGCCGCCGAACGTGCGTTCGCTGGCCCCCACCCGGTCCAGATACGGGGTGACGCCGCCGTCGATAAATGGCCAACCGGCACCCAGGATGAGGCAGAGGTCGATGTCCTCCGCGGCGTGTACCACGTCGTCCTCTAGCATCAGGTGGATCTCCACCGCGAGGCCGTCCTGCACACGACGCAGAATCTCCTCGGCGGGAACCGGGTTTTTGCCCCCCGCGACAAGCTTGAGCGCACCCTTATCAAAGCCCTTGACCTTGCCCCGGGCGTCCTTCTCCAGGAGCGTGCCATAATCGGCGAGGCGATGCAGGTTCTCCGAGGTATAAAAACGCTCGGGGAAGGCCTGCGCATGGGTATCCAGCACATGGGCGCCCACCTTCAGGCCCACCAGGTCAAGCAGCGCCGAGGGCGACATCGGCAGGCCCAGCGGGGCCAGCGCGCGGTCCACGGTCTCGAAGGATGTGCCGGCGTCCACCGCGCGCATCGCCTCGCCCAGGAGCACGGCGAGCACGCGGTTAACCACAAACCCGGGGGTATCGCGGGTGATCACGGCGTTTTTGCGGAGGTTTTTGGCGGTGACCATCGCGGTGGAGAGCGTGGCATCGTTGGTGGCCGGGGCCCGCACCACCTCGATCAGTGGCATCACGGCCACCGGGTTGAAGAAGTGGAAGCCCACGAGGCGCTCGGGATGCGCAAGCTTCGCGCCGATCTTCTCGACCGAGAGTGAGGACGTATTGGTGGCGAGGATGGTGTCCTCGGAGACGTATTTTTCGATATCGGCAAAGACGTTCTGCTTGATCTCCAGCTCCTCAAACACCGCCTCGATCACCCAGCTGCAATCGGCAAAATCGGCCTTATCGGTGGTGCCATGAATGAGCGAGGCGAGGCGGTTTGCCTCATCCGCCGAGATGCGGCCCTTTTCCGCGAGCGCAGAAATCTCGCCGCGGATATAGTCGAGGCCCTTATCCACGCGCGCCTGATCCAGGTCGGTGATGATCACCGGCACCTTAAGTCGACGCACAAAGAGCAGGGCAAACTGGCTGGCCATCAGGCCCGCACCGATCACACCCACCTTGGTGACCCGGCGGGCAAGCGCCTTATCGGGGGCACCCGCGGGGCGCTTGGCGCGCTTCTGGACAAGGTTAAACGCGTAGATCGACGCCCGGAACTGGTCTCCCGCGATGAGCCGCGAGAGCGCCTCGTCCTCGAGGAGGAATCCCTCCTCGCGCGTGGTGTTTTTGGCCGCCTTGAGGAGGTCGAGGGCCAGATACGGGGCCACGGGCTCCGTGCCGATCTTGGATTCGAGCGTTTTGCGGGCAATGCCGATGGCGATATCCCATTTGGCCAGGCGCTCCATCTTGCCGGGCTTATTTTTACGCTCCACCTTCTCGGTGCCCTCGATCACGCGCGAAGCCCAGCGCAGCGAGGACTCGAGGAACGTGGCCGAGTCAAAGAGCGCATCGGCGATGCCGAGCTCCAGCACCTGGGCCGGCTTCAGCATGCGGTTCATCTTGAGCGGGTTTTCGATGATGACCTTCAGGGCGTTCTCGATGCCGATCAGGTTGGGCAGCAACCAGGAGCCACCCCAGCCGGGGATGAGCCCCAGGAAAACCTCGGGCAGGCCGATGCCCGCGGCGGTGGCATCCACCGCGCGGTAATCGGAGTTCAGGCCGATCTCCAGGCCGCCGCCGAGGGCAAGGCCGTTGATAAACGTGAACGAGGGCACACCAAGCGTGGAGAGCTTATGGAAAACCGAGTGGCCAAGCTGCGGCAGCATGCGTGCAACCTCGTGGCTGTTGAGGTCGTCCACGCGGCTCAGATCGGCACCGGCGGCCAGGATAAACGGCTTACCCGTGACGCCCACGCCGGCGATTTCCCCGCGGGCCGCGCGCTCGGTGAGCGCATCCAATACCCCGCCGAGCTCGATGAGTGTGCGGGCACCAAAGGTATTCGGGCGGGTATGGTCGCGCCCATTATCAAGCGTGATCAGCGCGAAGATCTTACCCGATTCCAGGGTGATATCACGCACAAAGCTATGGGTGACCACCTCATCGGGGGAGGCGTCCACGAGCGGCTGAAAGTCGATACCGGAGTATTCGCGCATAACCTACTTCTTTCCGTTCCAGTTGGGGTTCTCCCAGATGATGGTGCCGCCCTGGCCCAGGCCCACGCACATGGCCGTGAGGCCAAAGCGCACGCCGGGGTTCTCGGCGAACTGTGCGGCCAGCTGGATCATGAGCCGCACGCCGGAGGCCGCGAGGGGGTGGCCAAACGCGATGGCGCCGCCCCAGGGGTTGACCCGCGGGTCGTCGTCCTCGATGCCAAAGTGGTCCTGGAAGCTGAGCACCTGCACCGCGAAGGCCTCGTTGAGCTCAAAAAGCCCAATATCGTGAATGGTCAGGCCGGCCTTGCGCAGCGCCTTCTCGGTGGACGGGATGGGCCCCAGGCCCATTACCTCGGGCTCCACGCCGGCATAGGCAAAGCTCACCATGCGCATCTTGGGGCTCAGGCCCAGCTCGGATACCGCATCGGAGCCCGCGAGCAGGCTGATCGTGGCGCCATCGGTGAGCGGCGAGGCATTACCCGCGGTGACCCGGCCGTGCGGACGGAACGGGGTCTTTAGGGTGGCAAGGCCCTCCATGGTGGTCTCGGGGCGCAGGCCCTGATCGGTATCGGCCAGGCCCCAGCCCTCCTCGCTGCGCAGCGCCACGGGGATCAGGTCGGGCTGAATCTTGCCCGCGGCATAGGCCGCTGCCACCTTCTGCTGGCTGCGCATACCAAAGCGATCGGCGCGCTCCTTGGTGAGGGCGGGGAAGCGGTCGTGCAGGTTTTCCGCGGTGATGCCCATGTTTAGGGCCTCGGGGTCCACCAGGCGCTCGGCGAGGAAACGCGGATTGGGATCGGCACCCTCGCCCATCGGGTGGTGGCCCATGTGCTCCACGCCGCCGGCCAGCGCAAGATCATAGGCGCCAAAGGCCACGCCCGAGCCGATGGTGCTCACGGCGGTCATGGCGCCGGCACACATGCGTTCGATGGCAAAGCCCGGAACGGTGGTGGGCAGGCCCGCGAGGAGCGCGGCGGTGCGGCCCAGGGTGAGCCCCTGATCGCCCTGCTGGGTGGTCGCGGCAATCGCCACCTCATCGATGCGATCGCCGGGGACGCGCGGATTTCTCTCCAGCAGCCCCCTCATCGCCTTGACTACGAGGTCGTCTGCTCGGGTGTTCCAGTACATGCCTTTTTCGCCGGCACGACCGAACGGGGTACGGGTTCCGTCGACGAAAAACACGTCTTTTTGCGTGGCCACTCTGCCTCCTTGAGAGATCAATTAATTCGATACTACGGATCGAATCGGACCCCCGGGCGAGAATTGCCGGTTCCTACGAAGCCGCGGCGCTGTCCTCGATCTCGATTTGGGGTGCTTCTACAAAGGCCTGAGAGATTACCTGTGCAATAGCTTTAATCTGCCACGGCCGCGCGCCGTATTCGGCGAGGGCCTCGGCGATGCCCTCGGCCCCGGGCTCGGCCGGGGGATTCCAGGCGAGACGGCGCAGGGTCTCCGGCGTGAGCAGGTTTTCCACGGGCATCTTCAGCTCCTCGGCGAGGGCGATCATGCGCGGGCGCACCACCTTCAGCCGGTGATCGGCCTCGGGGTTTTTATCGATCCAGGCGCGGATGGGAGGCAGGGAATCGGTGCGCAGGCGCAGGGGAGGCAGCTCGGTCTCGGCCTGTCCGCGCTCGATCGCGGCCCACCAGGTATTCAGCTCGGAGCGGCTCGCGCGGCCCGTGAAGGCGCGCAGCGAGGCCAGCTGGGAGCGGGTACGCGGATTGGCCTTAATGGCGGCCTGGAGCGAGGCATCGGGAACCAGCCTGCCCGGGGCGATATCCCGCTTGCGGGCGAGGGTATCGCGCGCGGTCCACAGCTCGCGGGCCACGGCCAAAACCTGCCGGTTGCGCCCGGAGGGTGTTCCGGCCAGCTTGCGCCACGGGTCCACCTTGGGGCCGGCGGGGGCGCGGTGCAGCTCGGCATCAAATTCCTGCCGGGCGATCTCGGTCTTCTCCTCGCTGTCGAGGAGGGCGGCCACCTCATCGCGCAGATCCACCAACAGCTCCACGTCCAGGGCGGCATATTCCAGCCAGGACTGGGGGAGGGGGCGCGTGGACCAGTCGGCCGCGGAGTGTTCCTTGGCCAGGTGAATGCCGAGGAACTGCTCAACCACGGCGCCCAGACCCACGCGCGGCAGGCCCAGCAGGCGCGCGGCCAGCTCGGTATCAAAGATTCGGAGGGGGTCCATGCCCACCTCGCGCAGGCACGCGAGGTCCTGGCTGGCGGCGTGCAGGATCCACTCCTCGGAGGCGATCGCGGCACCGAGGTCGTGCATCGGGCCGATCTCGATCGGATCAAAGAGGAACATGCCGGCCTCGCGACGGAATACCTGGATCAGGTAGGCGCGCTGCGAATAGCGATAGCCCGAGGCGCGCTCGGCATCCACCGCGATGGGGCCCACTCCGCCGATGATCGCGTCGATCGACGCCCGGTATTCCTTCTCGGTCGTGATGACGTGGCGATCAGCCACGGGCACTTCTCCGGCTGTTGATCATGGTGACCCCTTCTTCGGTCGGGGGGAGGCCCGCCAACATGCACAGTAGTTCGCCCCAGCCCTCGACGTGGGCGTCGAGGCGGGATTCGTGTGGCGACCAGGACGCGCGAAGCTCCAGTTGAGATCCATCGCCCTGGGCGGCAAGCTCCCCAAATCCTGTAGAAATAACCTTAGTGGCGGTACCGCTCGCCGCGCCAAATTTCGCATCACGACCGTTCAGTGCATCGATGAGCCAGGACCAGGCCACCGAGGCCACAAACGGGTCCACACCCATCTCCTGCTCGATCGGCGCCTGCACAAAGCAGATCACTCGGAATGCGCTGCCCCAGGCCTCGGGCTCGGCGGGGTCATAGAGGAGAACAAAGCGGCCCTGCCCGTGCTCGGAACCATCGGGGCGGGTGGCGCCAAGCACCTCGGCGGCCAGCGCGAAGGAATAGGGGGCTAGGTTCTCCGGGGCCGGAATTTCCTGCACCACGAGTTCCGGTCGTATCTCAACGCTGCGGATGGACCGAAGGGCATCCTGAAAGATGCCGGGGATATCCGGATCCGCTACTGACTCACTCACGATTGCAGACTAGAGTTACTTGCCAATGAAACCTTTACGGCGCGCCGACCGGAGCCTATTCGGTACCCTGATCATTTCCACCGGCCTCATCGCCGGTGCCACCGTGCTGGCCGCGGGTTCCGTGGCCTCGGTCATGGCCCGCATGGTGGTCACGCCCCCGCGGCGCCGCGCGGCCGATGTTCACGTGCTGGGGGTGGACGAACCCGGCGGTCGCATAATGCTTGCCGCCACGGCGGATACCGCGGTCCCCGGGCGCTATGGCCTGTGGTTTGGCAAGCCCGAACGCTACCTCCAGCTGGGCGATGTTCTGCGCGCGGATGATCGGGTGGTTGAGCGCGAGCTGCCCGCCCAGGATCTGCGCGGCGTGGTGGGCCACGGCATCGGCACCTTTAGCGGCTGGGTATATACCGCGCCCGAGGATACCGGCGTGCCCGCGGAGGCGGTGCTTATCTCCACCCCGGGTGGCCTGGCCCCGGCCTGGGAGTTTCCGCCGCCCGCGGGCGCATCCGATGGCCGCTGGGCCGTGGTGGTGCACGGGCGGGGAACCACCCGCTCCGAGGGGCTGCGCGCGGTCCCCACGCTGCATGCCGCGGGATATCGGGTCCTGCTTGTGTCCTATCGCAACGACGGCGAGGGCCCGCTCGGCGAGGGTGGCCTCTACGGGCTGGGCCTGACGGAATGGTGCGATGTGGAGGCAGCTCTTGATTATGCTGCTGCGCGCGGGGCGCGCAGCATCACGCTGATGGGCTGGTCGATGGGCGGGGCGATCGCGCTGCAAACCACGCTGGAGAGCGCCCACCGCGGGCTGATCGACGGCCTGATCCTGGAATCCCCGGTGATCGATTGGCGGCGCGTACTCGACTATCAGGGCGGCGAGCGGGGCCTGCCGCGCTCGGTGCGCCGCCTCGCCACGGAGCTGCTCGGGGCCCGCTGGGCCCGGCCCCTCACGGGCCTGGAAAAACCGCTTGACCTCAACCGGCTGGATCTCGTGAGCCGCGCCGCGGAGCTCTCCGTACCCACGCTGGTGCTGCACAGCGACGACGACGGCTTTGTGCCCTCCAATG encodes the following:
- a CDS encoding DUF3000 domain-containing protein, whose amino-acid sequence is MSESVADPDIPGIFQDALRSIRSVEIRPELVVQEIPAPENLAPYSFALAAEVLGATRPDGSEHGQGRFVLLYDPAEPEAWGSAFRVICFVQAPIEQEMGVDPFVASVAWSWLIDALNGRDAKFGAASGTATKVISTGFGELAAQGDGSQLELRASWSPHESRLDAHVEGWGELLCMLAGLPPTEEGVTMINSRRSARG
- a CDS encoding 3-hydroxyacyl-CoA dehydrogenase NAD-binding domain-containing protein, translating into MREYSGIDFQPLVDASPDEVVTHSFVRDITLESGKIFALITLDNGRDHTRPNTFGARTLIELGGVLDALTERAARGEIAGVGVTGKPFILAAGADLSRVDDLNSHEVARMLPQLGHSVFHKLSTLGVPSFTFINGLALGGGLEIGLNSDYRAVDATAAGIGLPEVFLGLIPGWGGSWLLPNLIGIENALKVIIENPLKMNRMLKPAQVLELGIADALFDSATFLESSLRWASRVIEGTEKVERKNKPGKMERLAKWDIAIGIARKTLESKIGTEPVAPYLALDLLKAAKNTTREEGFLLEDEALSRLIAGDQFRASIYAFNLVQKRAKRPAGAPDKALARRVTKVGVIGAGLMASQFALLFVRRLKVPVIITDLDQARVDKGLDYIRGEISALAEKGRISADEANRLASLIHGTTDKADFADCSWVIEAVFEELEIKQNVFADIEKYVSEDTILATNTSSLSVEKIGAKLAHPERLVGFHFFNPVAVMPLIEVVRAPATNDATLSTAMVTAKNLRKNAVITRDTPGFVVNRVLAVLLGEAMRAVDAGTSFETVDRALAPLGLPMSPSALLDLVGLKVGAHVLDTHAQAFPERFYTSENLHRLADYGTLLEKDARGKVKGFDKGALKLVAGGKNPVPAEEILRRVQDGLAVEIHLMLEDDVVHAAEDIDLCLILGAGWPFIDGGVTPYLDRVGASERTFGGSFHTPQIRGL
- a CDS encoding sigma factor-like helix-turn-helix DNA-binding protein, giving the protein MEERSTAAAARILGIPPGTVKSRLHRARTRLCAELADLRRAGPGNAAC
- a CDS encoding thiolase family protein — protein: MATQKDVFFVDGTRTPFGRAGEKGMYWNTRADDLVVKAMRGLLERNPRVPGDRIDEVAIAATTQQGDQGLTLGRTAALLAGLPTTVPGFAIERMCAGAMTAVSTIGSGVAFGAYDLALAGGVEHMGHHPMGEGADPNPRFLAERLVDPEALNMGITAENLHDRFPALTKERADRFGMRSQQKVAAAYAAGKIQPDLIPVALRSEEGWGLADTDQGLRPETTMEGLATLKTPFRPHGRVTAGNASPLTDGATISLLAGSDAVSELGLSPKMRMVSFAYAGVEPEVMGLGPIPSTEKALRKAGLTIHDIGLFELNEAFAVQVLSFQDHFGIEDDDPRVNPWGGAIAFGHPLAASGVRLMIQLAAQFAENPGVRFGLTAMCVGLGQGGTIIWENPNWNGKK
- the dxs gene encoding 1-deoxy-D-xylulose-5-phosphate synthase, which translates into the protein MTVLETISSPRDLDALSTEQLEQLATEIREFLVEKVSLTGGHLGPNLGVVELTMAIHRVFDSPNDPIIFDTGHQSYVHKLLTGRQDFSHLRERGGLAGYPQRAESEHDIVESSHASSSLSWADGISRAFGMTGQDKRTVVAVVGDGALTGGMTWEALNNMTDDNARRMVIIVNDNGRSYAPTIGGMARFLNDVRTRRSYRNLHRKSERFFNRLGGPGRAFYRGVRGGTHGFLSRASDNEALYSNLDIKYIGPIDGHDLVAMEEALTQAKNYGAPVIVHAITEKGRGYGPALEDKADQFHAVGKIDPTTGMALATSSAQSWTGVFSEALVELGGADERVVAITAAMLRPTGLHRFAERYPERVHDVGIAEQHAVTSAAGLAYGGLHPVVALYATFVNRAFDQILMDVALHRAGVTFVLDRSGVTGPDGPSHHGIWDLSILQVIPGIRLSAPRDAIRLREELAEALAINDAPTVLRYPKGTAIAEIPALRRTADGVDILAEGGRADVLIVTVGTMAEIGLDVAERLRHQGIGATVVDPRWVVPVPASIVDLARDHRLVITIEDGVRVGGIGTRIRQELRRAGVDTAVDELGLPDEFIDHATREQILEDAGLTGQQIARDVVAQVLGSRIPVARPDGDDPHPATSPDLGAIAN
- a CDS encoding alpha/beta hydrolase family protein — translated: MKPLRRADRSLFGTLIISTGLIAGATVLAAGSVASVMARMVVTPPRRRAADVHVLGVDEPGGRIMLAATADTAVPGRYGLWFGKPERYLQLGDVLRADDRVVERELPAQDLRGVVGHGIGTFSGWVYTAPEDTGVPAEAVLISTPGGLAPAWEFPPPAGASDGRWAVVVHGRGTTRSEGLRAVPTLHAAGYRVLLVSYRNDGEGPLGEGGLYGLGLTEWCDVEAALDYAAARGARSITLMGWSMGGAIALQTTLESAHRGLIDGLILESPVIDWRRVLDYQGGERGLPRSVRRLATELLGARWARPLTGLEKPLDLNRLDLVSRAAELSVPTLVLHSDDDGFVPSNGSRALAEARPDLVRLEVYTVARHTKLWNYDRERWERSIAAFVDALPGGRGAADERE
- a CDS encoding HRDC domain-containing protein; its protein translation is MADRHVITTEKEYRASIDAIIGGVGPIAVDAERASGYRYSQRAYLIQVFRREAGMFLFDPIEIGPMHDLGAAIASEEWILHAASQDLACLREVGMDPLRIFDTELAARLLGLPRVGLGAVVEQFLGIHLAKEHSAADWSTRPLPQSWLEYAALDVELLVDLRDEVAALLDSEEKTEIARQEFDAELHRAPAGPKVDPWRKLAGTPSGRNRQVLAVARELWTARDTLARKRDIAPGRLVPDASLQAAIKANPRTRSQLASLRAFTGRASRSELNTWWAAIERGQAETELPPLRLRTDSLPPIRAWIDKNPEADHRLKVVRPRMIALAEELKMPVENLLTPETLRRLAWNPPAEPGAEGIAEALAEYGARPWQIKAIAQVISQAFVEAPQIEIEDSAAAS